In the Candidatus Omnitrophota bacterium genome, AGATAGAGACAAGGACCGTGAACCACAGGTTCTTCGAGGTATCGTCCCGCCTGCCCGAAAATTTCCAGATATTCGAGGACAAGCTGAGGGCCGAGATCGCCAAGAAAGTAAAACGCGGGAAGGTGAACCTTTCCATGACATATGAAAACCCGCGGAAGTCCGGGCCAAAACTCATAATAAACAAAGACCTCGCCCGCAAATATAAGAAATTACTTCTGGACCTGAAACATTCCCTGGGGTCGAAAGACGAGATCAATTTTTCCCAGATAATCTCCTTCCCCGGCGTAATAAGCGTGGAGGAGCAGCCAAGGGAAGAGGCGAAGCTCTGGCCGCACATCAAGTCCGCGTTGAATAAAGCCCTCTCCTCCCTGGTAAAGATGAGGGAAGAAGAAGGCAAGAGGTTGGTCGCGGATATATTAAAGAGGAAGGCCATGGTCTCCAGGAACCTGGCGGTTATAGAGCATCGCTCCAGGCTGGCGGTCAGGGAATACCGCGGCCATCTTTTAAAAAAGATAAAAGAGCTCTCGTCCGGGAAGATAAACCTCGACAAGGGAAGGATAGAGCTGGAGGTGGCCCTCTTCGCCAAGAATTCCGACATATCCGAAGAGGTTACCAGGATAAAATCCCATCTTAAGGGTCTCGGGGAGGCCCTGAACCAGCGGGATGAGGTGGGAAGGAAATTGGATTTCATCGCCCAGGAATTGCATCGCGAGATAAATACCGTAGGCCAAAAGACGAACGATTACAAGATCGCCCAGTTGGCCATCGCCATAAAGGGCGAGATAGAAAAGATACGGGAACAGATACAGAACATAGAATAGGGCCTATGCCGGAGAGAAGGGGACATATTTTCGTCGTTTCAGCGCCGTCGGGTTGCGGCAAGACCTCGCTTGTAAAGGCCCTTTTAAAAGAGGACAGGTCCCTTGCGCATCCGGCCTCTTTTACGACGCGCCCCAGGCGCCCGGGCGAAAGAGACGGCGTCGATTATTGTTTTATTTCAGAAGACGAATTCAGGCGCCGCCTTAAAAAGAAAGATTTTTTGGAGTGGTCCCGGCCGTTCGGGCAGTATTACGCGACGTCAAAAAGCTCCGTCTCGGGCAATATCCGCAAGGGCAGGGACGTGATCCTCAGCCTGGATTTCAAAGGCGCGGATTTCGTAAAGAAGAATTTCAAGGATTCAACCTCGATCTACATACTCCCGCCTTCACTGAAGGCTTTAAGGCAGAGGCTCGTCGGCCGCATGACCGATCATTCCTCCGAGATAAAGAAGAGATTGGGCTGCGCGAGGGCCGATATCTGCAATATTAAGAAATATGACTACGCGGTAGTAAACGACAGTTTTACGGATGCCGTAAAAAAGCTCAAATCAATCATCGTCGCGGAAAGACTTAGGGTGAGGTGAAAAATTGAAAGCGAAAAGTT is a window encoding:
- the gmk gene encoding guanylate kinase; protein product: MPERRGHIFVVSAPSGCGKTSLVKALLKEDRSLAHPASFTTRPRRPGERDGVDYCFISEDEFRRRLKKKDFLEWSRPFGQYYATSKSSVSGNIRKGRDVILSLDFKGADFVKKNFKDSTSIYILPPSLKALRQRLVGRMTDHSSEIKKRLGCARADICNIKKYDYAVVNDSFTDAVKKLKSIIVAERLRVR
- a CDS encoding YicC/YloC family endoribonuclease translates to MTGFGRGETAAPNGKIQIETRTVNHRFFEVSSRLPENFQIFEDKLRAEIAKKVKRGKVNLSMTYENPRKSGPKLIINKDLARKYKKLLLDLKHSLGSKDEINFSQIISFPGVISVEEQPREEAKLWPHIKSALNKALSSLVKMREEEGKRLVADILKRKAMVSRNLAVIEHRSRLAVREYRGHLLKKIKELSSGKINLDKGRIELEVALFAKNSDISEEVTRIKSHLKGLGEALNQRDEVGRKLDFIAQELHREINTVGQKTNDYKIAQLAIAIKGEIEKIREQIQNIE